The DNA sequence GATCGCGAAGCGCGCCTGCTGGCCTCCCTCAATCACCCCAACATCGCGGGCATCTTCGGCATCCACAAGGCCGAGGCAACCGACGGTCGAGCCGAAACTCACTTCCTCGCGATGGAACTGGTCGCCGGGGAGGATCTATCAGAGAGCCTGATCAACGGACCGCTTCCCGTCGAACAGGCCCTTCGCACGGCCCGCGAGATCGCCACCGGTCTCGAAGCTGCCCACGAAAACGGAGTGATTCACCGCGACCTCAAACCCGCCAACGTCAAGTTGACGACGGAGGGCCAGTCCAAGGTCCTCGACTTCGGCCTGGCCAAGGCGGCCGATGCTGCCACCGCCTCAGGCGACCCGTCGCTTTCTCCGACGATGACTTCCGCCGGAACGCAGGCCGGAATGATTCTTGGCACGGCTTCGTACATGAGTCCCGAGCAGGCCGCCGGCCAGCCGGTCGATCGCCGTTGTGACATCTGGTCCTTCGGTGTCCTGTTGCACGAGTTGCTGACCGGCAAGCGTCTGTTCGATGGCGAGACCGTCTCCCACACGTTGGCGGCCGTACTCCGCGCAGACGTCGATCTCGCAGACCTCCCGAAGCAGACACCGGTCCGGGTTGAACAGCTCATCCGACGCTGTCTCGAGCGGGACCCGACCCGTCGCCTTCGCGACATCGGCGAGGCCCGCATCCTGCTGGACGATCTGCTGAGCGGTGGCGCCGACGAAGCGCGACCCGAAGACAGCGCGGTAACACCCACTCAAGCGGGCAAGGGACGCTTCGCCTGGATGACGCTGGCCCTTGTTTCGCTAGCGGCGCTGGCGGTCGTGGGGTTCTGGCCCACGGAAACGCCCCAGCTCCCCAGAGTCCAATCCACTCTGGTGCCTCCCCTGGGCTGGGACTTCGCCCCAGGGGCGCCCTTCGCCGTCAGCCAAGATGGTCGTCATGTCGCGTTCGTGGCTCACCCGAGATCGGACAACGAAGAGGTCGCGTCGGGATCGGTCGGTATCTGGGTCCGTGATCTGGCCTCGGCGGAGTCCCGTCGACTGATTGACGCCGACGTCGATGCGTATCCGTTCTGGTCCCCCGACGGACGCTGGATCGGTTTCTTCGCCGGCGGCAAGCTGAACAAGATCGAGGTTGGTGGGGGACCGGTCATCCCGATCTGTGACGGGACCAACGACGGCCGTGGTGGGACCTGGAGCGAGTCGGGCACGATCATTTTTCAGCGAGAGTGGAACGAGGGGTTGATGAAGGTCGCAGCCGGCGGCGGTACACCGGAACCGTTAACGACGCTGGACAAGGATCGTTTTGACATCGGGCACCGCTGGCCGGAACTCCTCCCGGATGGTCGGCATTTCCTGTTCTATGTCGTCAGTACATCAAACCCCGTTACCAGCGAACACAGTGGAATCTACGTTGGATCCCTCGATTCGGAGGAGACGCGGTTTCTGCTGAAGAGTGAGTCCCGTGCGCTCTACGCCGGCGGCCACCTGCTCTACCGGGTCGGATCGACGCTGATGGCCCACCGCTTCGACCCGTCTACGCTCACGCTCACCGGAGATCCCGCACCGGTTGCGACGGATGTGACCGGGGGAGCCATTTCCTGGGGTGGCGCGCAGTTCGGCGTCTCCGAGAACTTGCTCATCCACCAGCGCGGGGCAGGGTCGGCCGATACCGTACTGCAGTGGCGCGACCATGACGGCAACGTGCTGGAGTCGATCGACGAGGCCGATGGCTACTGGGACGCGACACTCTCTCACGACGGCAGTCGGCTGGCGATCGCCATCGGACAGGATACGACCGATATCTGGATTTACGACCTCGAGCGCGATTCGCGGACGCGGTTCAGCTACGACACCGCCATCGATCGATTCCCGTTGTGGTCTCCGGATGACAGTCGACTGGCATACCGATCCTCGCAGAAATCCGAGGGCGAGATCTGGATCCGGCCGACCTCGGGGCAAGGCGAGGCTCAGCTGGTCTACAGCGTCGACACGAGCATCATCTTGACGGACTGGTCGCGTGATGGGAAATCGATTCTCTTCGACTATGTGCGACGTGCCGATGACGACGAACAGGATGTCTGGCTCTTCGACACGCAAACGATGGAGGCGAGGCCGTACCTGACGGGGAAGTTCACCCAGCGTGAGGCACGCCTCTCTCCCGACGGCCGCTGGGTCGCGTACTCGTCCAACGAGTCGGGTGCTGACGAAGTCTACGTGCAGGCGTTTCCGGAATCTGAGGGACGCTGGGTGGTCTCAAACGACGGGGGAACACGCGGCGCCTTTACGCCGGTGTGGGGCGATGACGGCCGTGAGCTGTTCTACAGGAGAGGCAATTCGGTCCTGGCGCTTCCGGTGACGTCGGGCGCGGGGCTCGCCTTCGGCACACCGCGACGGCTCTTCGGACTGATCTCCAGGTCCGGTGAAGGCTCTGCCCTCGTGGTTACGGATAATGGACAGCGGATTCTGTGCAACGAGCTTCCGCCGACCGCTCCGGGTGAGTCGGGGGCACGACTGATCCAGAACTGGTCGACGGCGCTGGTCGGAAAATGACGGTCCGGGTCTCACATCCCTCACGGCCATCGAAACATGATGATGACAACCAGGCAATAAATTGCGACGGTACGCACGATGGCTCCTACAATCCCTGAATGGATGGGGAGATGCGATCTCCCCAGAGTACGGCCGGATGATCGAGCACCGAATCAATCTGACAGACGGACGAACGCTCGCCGCCGCCGAGTTTGGCGACCCCGGCGGGACACCCGTTATCTACTCCCACGGCTTCCCGGGGTCGCGACTGGGTGGAGAACTGGGCCAGGCGGCGGCGACGCAACACCGCGTCCGTCTGATCGCCTTCGACCGCCCCGGTTGGGGGGCATCGACTCCGCAGCGTGGGCGACGGTTGGCAGACTGGCCCGACGACATCGCCCAGGCGGCCGACCAGTTGGAGTGCCCGCGATTCAACCTGGTGGGCGTCTCGGGAGGCGCGCCGTTCGCGTTGGCCTGTGCCGCGGCACTCCCCGATCGCGTGGATCGGGTCGGCCTCGTCTGTGGGCTCGGTCCCATCGAAGCAATGCATCGAGACGACGGCATGATGGGACACACCCGTTTCGGTCTTACGCTGGCCTCCCGCACGCCGTGGTTGGTTCGACCAGTCCTGGCCATCGTCGGTCCGTTGCTAAGGCATTTCTTTCGTCCGGCGGTTGCGAACCTGATTCGACACGCCGGCGAAGCGGATCGAGCGACGCTTACCGATCCGGAGATCCGCCCGGTCCTCGAGCGAGAATTTCGTGAGGGGTTTCGGCAGGGGGGTGCCGGTGCCTCGGCGGATGCGTTGATCTACGGCAACGACTGGGGACTCGAGTTTGCGGCGATCCAGGCCGAGGTTTCCTTGTGGCACGGTGACGCCGACCGGGTCGTGCCGTCTTCCCTGGCCCACTGGGTCGCGGCGCGAATTCCGGACGCGAAGACGAACTTCCATCCAGGCGAGGGACATTTTTCGATCGTGATTCGCTATTTGCCTGAGATCTTGAACGTCCTGAGTCCTTCTACCGAGTGAACAGCAGAGTCTCCGCGAGTGTCGAACAAAAGGGGACAGATCTATTTTTCATATTTGTCAATGTTCCGACAGGACAGGAAAATAAATCTGTCCCCTTTTCTACCAAACCTCGGCGTTGTCGCGAGCGTAGTCGGCGAAGTCACGGGGCGGGCGGCCAAGTGCACGTTGGACTCCGTCGCTGAGGTGGGAATTGCGGCCGTCGAGCACCTCGGCGATCAGATCCGCGACCGGCACAGCGTGAGGCTCCGGCATCCCGTGGGCCACCAACTCGGCGGCGAAGTCCTCGGCCGTCACCGGTACGTAACGCACTTCGCGACCCAGCGCGTCGCCCAACTCGGTAGCCACGTCAGCCAATGTGAGCAGTCGCGGTCCCGTCAATTCGTAAAGCTGCCCGATATGTCGCTCGTCGGTCAGTGCGGCGGTCACGACATCGGCGATGTCCTCGGCATCGAGGAACGGCTCTTCCGTGTCACCACCGGGCATGGCCAGAACGCCCGCCCTGATCGCATCGACGAAGTTTTCGCTGAAGTTCTGGTTGAAGAACGCGCAACGTACGAGAGTCCAGTCGGCACCTGACTGTTGCACTCGCATCTCCGCCTGGCGGGCTCCCTCTTCGCCACGCCCCGAAAGCAAAACCAGTCGTCGCACACCGTTGGCGACGGCCAGGTCGGCGAAGTTACCGACGGTCTCGGCGGCACCGGGGAAGGCGAGATCGGGGTGGTAGGTGATGTACGCGGCCTTCACACCGGTCAGGGCGGGAAGCCAACTGGCTTCGTCGTTCCAGTCAAATCGAGTCTCGCTGGAGCGAGACGCGGGTCGAACCCGCCGTCCGGCGCGGATCAGTCGTTCTGTGACGAGTCGCCCCGTCTTTCCGCTGGCTCCGATCACCAGAATGGTCTCGTTGCCTACTGAATCCTGATTGTTTGCCATCTCGGGCCTCCTTCCGGTTCGTTTCGATGAAGTGACGTCGGTCATGGAGGTAGTGTGGAAGACCCGCGATCCGTTGAACATGGCTCCGATGCTCAATCCCATACGCGATCGTCCAAACCCGATAAAATGGGGTCATGGATACCTTCGGCGGACTTCTTGACGGA is a window from the Acidobacteriota bacterium genome containing:
- a CDS encoding protein kinase, whose amino-acid sequence is MTIEPGQQLLHYRLTEKLGEGGMGVVWKATDTTLDRDVAIKVLPPDFAADAERLARFDREARLLASLNHPNIAGIFGIHKAEATDGRAETHFLAMELVAGEDLSESLINGPLPVEQALRTAREIATGLEAAHENGVIHRDLKPANVKLTTEGQSKVLDFGLAKAADAATASGDPSLSPTMTSAGTQAGMILGTASYMSPEQAAGQPVDRRCDIWSFGVLLHELLTGKRLFDGETVSHTLAAVLRADVDLADLPKQTPVRVEQLIRRCLERDPTRRLRDIGEARILLDDLLSGGADEARPEDSAVTPTQAGKGRFAWMTLALVSLAALAVVGFWPTETPQLPRVQSTLVPPLGWDFAPGAPFAVSQDGRHVAFVAHPRSDNEEVASGSVGIWVRDLASAESRRLIDADVDAYPFWSPDGRWIGFFAGGKLNKIEVGGGPVIPICDGTNDGRGGTWSESGTIIFQREWNEGLMKVAAGGGTPEPLTTLDKDRFDIGHRWPELLPDGRHFLFYVVSTSNPVTSEHSGIYVGSLDSEETRFLLKSESRALYAGGHLLYRVGSTLMAHRFDPSTLTLTGDPAPVATDVTGGAISWGGAQFGVSENLLIHQRGAGSADTVLQWRDHDGNVLESIDEADGYWDATLSHDGSRLAIAIGQDTTDIWIYDLERDSRTRFSYDTAIDRFPLWSPDDSRLAYRSSQKSEGEIWIRPTSGQGEAQLVYSVDTSIILTDWSRDGKSILFDYVRRADDDEQDVWLFDTQTMEARPYLTGKFTQREARLSPDGRWVAYSSNESGADEVYVQAFPESEGRWVVSNDGGTRGAFTPVWGDDGRELFYRRGNSVLALPVTSGAGLAFGTPRRLFGLISRSGEGSALVVTDNGQRILCNELPPTAPGESGARLIQNWSTALVGK
- a CDS encoding alpha/beta hydrolase produces the protein MIEHRINLTDGRTLAAAEFGDPGGTPVIYSHGFPGSRLGGELGQAAATQHRVRLIAFDRPGWGASTPQRGRRLADWPDDIAQAADQLECPRFNLVGVSGGAPFALACAAALPDRVDRVGLVCGLGPIEAMHRDDGMMGHTRFGLTLASRTPWLVRPVLAIVGPLLRHFFRPAVANLIRHAGEADRATLTDPEIRPVLEREFREGFRQGGAGASADALIYGNDWGLEFAAIQAEVSLWHGDADRVVPSSLAHWVAARIPDAKTNFHPGEGHFSIVIRYLPEILNVLSPSTE
- a CDS encoding NmrA family NAD(P)-binding protein, coding for MANNQDSVGNETILVIGASGKTGRLVTERLIRAGRRVRPASRSSETRFDWNDEASWLPALTGVKAAYITYHPDLAFPGAAETVGNFADLAVANGVRRLVLLSGRGEEGARQAEMRVQQSGADWTLVRCAFFNQNFSENFVDAIRAGVLAMPGGDTEEPFLDAEDIADVVTAALTDERHIGQLYELTGPRLLTLADVATELGDALGREVRYVPVTAEDFAAELVAHGMPEPHAVPVADLIAEVLDGRNSHLSDGVQRALGRPPRDFADYARDNAEVW